Proteins co-encoded in one Cryomorphaceae bacterium genomic window:
- a CDS encoding 4'-phosphopantetheinyl transferase superfamily protein, with translation MEAVQLSTDEITRLSGFKTRKRSLQWMATRCLLQSIEQNSSPFIAYNEHGKPHLANDRRLISLSHSDRYAAVQLCRAGYCGVDIQQREDRMTRLADKFLHRDEYDFINNHHRLLYLNLIWAMKEAIFKHFGSDLAFGTQIIIHPFDIVCDTEVSATASHQGQTHTMVLRWHEIGNCYLAYLC, from the coding sequence ATGGAGGCCGTGCAACTGAGCACGGACGAAATCACCCGTTTATCCGGTTTCAAAACACGCAAACGCTCGCTTCAGTGGATGGCTACGCGCTGCCTCCTGCAAAGCATCGAGCAGAACTCCTCTCCTTTCATTGCCTACAACGAGCATGGCAAACCCCATTTAGCCAACGACAGGCGACTTATCAGCCTGAGTCATTCAGACCGCTATGCCGCTGTGCAGCTTTGTCGCGCTGGTTATTGCGGTGTGGATATTCAGCAGCGAGAAGACCGCATGACGCGCCTCGCAGACAAATTTCTTCACCGCGATGAATACGATTTCATCAATAACCACCACCGGCTTTTGTACCTCAACCTGATCTGGGCGATGAAAGAGGCCATTTTCAAGCACTTTGGAAGCGACCTGGCTTTTGGCACACAAATAATCATTCATCCATTTGATATTGTGTGTGATACCGAGGTTTCTGCCACAGCGTCTCACCAAGGTCAAACGCACACCATGGTACTGAGGTGGCACGAAATCGGTAACTGCTACTTAGCGTACCTTTGTTAA
- a CDS encoding thiamine phosphate synthase — protein MELVLVSSPRKKEGEIVDIIKMFEAGLERFHLRKPGVSKKYLQELIEQIPHQYRKRIVIHSNHDYAFRYELGGIHISKKHRKKPFRLRLKIMWYRFRYPNLIITRSCHKLGDLLSDRNPYNYVFLSPIYDSITVNNLSANFNSRGLMHTMKQCPHRVYAMGGVQPKKFQEIADLGFSGAALLGHIWGTPENRVERFQECREKWQNI, from the coding sequence ATGGAGTTGGTATTGGTTTCGAGTCCCAGAAAAAAAGAAGGGGAAATAGTGGACATCATCAAGATGTTTGAAGCAGGACTGGAGCGCTTTCACCTTCGCAAACCCGGGGTTTCCAAAAAATACTTGCAGGAACTGATTGAGCAGATTCCTCACCAATACCGAAAGCGCATTGTTATTCACAGCAATCATGACTACGCCTTCAGATATGAACTGGGAGGCATACACATCTCCAAGAAGCACCGCAAAAAGCCTTTCAGGCTGCGGCTCAAAATCATGTGGTATAGGTTTCGCTACCCCAACCTGATTATTACCCGCAGTTGTCATAAGCTTGGTGATTTACTGAGCGACCGAAACCCCTACAACTACGTTTTTCTCAGCCCTATTTACGACAGCATCACTGTGAACAACCTGTCAGCCAACTTTAACAGCCGTGGCTTGATGCACACCATGAAGCAATGTCCGCACAGGGTGTATGCCATGGGAGGGGTTCAACCGAAAAAATTTCAGGAAATTGCTGACCTCGGTTTTAGCGGCGCTGCCCTTCTGGGCCACATATGGGGCACTCCCGAAAACCGCGTGGAGCGATTCCAGGAGTGCCGGGAAAAGTGGCAGAACATC
- a CDS encoding geranylgeranylglyceryl/heptaprenylglyceryl phosphate synthase: MSVYQDILSSAKEGRKLLAVLLDPDHLHDEKQLRETVGIVHASGADLILYGGSLMTGAYFEQGLKIIRQCTHIPVILFPGSAMQVSPLADAILFTSLISGRNPEFLIGQQVLAAPLVKAAGLEVIPTGYMIVDSGRPTTASYVSNTAPIPHNKPEIAATTAMAGEMLGQRLIYLDGGSGAEHAVTAAMIAAVKAQVSVPLVVGGGISTPEELLARYEAGADMAVVGTAAEKDPFIIRDMVCALKAAF, from the coding sequence GTGTCAGTTTATCAAGACATCTTATCATCTGCCAAAGAAGGTCGCAAATTGCTGGCCGTGTTGCTCGACCCTGATCATCTTCACGATGAAAAACAACTCAGGGAAACAGTGGGCATTGTTCACGCTTCGGGAGCTGACCTTATACTATACGGTGGAAGCCTGATGACCGGTGCTTATTTCGAGCAGGGGCTTAAAATCATCCGGCAATGCACCCACATTCCGGTGATACTTTTCCCCGGCAGTGCCATGCAGGTGAGCCCGCTCGCTGATGCCATTTTGTTTACTTCTCTGATTTCCGGGCGAAATCCTGAGTTTCTTATCGGCCAGCAGGTGCTTGCTGCACCCTTAGTGAAAGCAGCTGGACTGGAGGTGATTCCCACCGGATATATGATTGTGGATAGCGGACGCCCCACCACTGCCAGTTACGTGAGCAACACAGCGCCCATTCCTCACAATAAGCCCGAAATTGCCGCTACCACTGCCATGGCCGGTGAAATGCTTGGGCAGCGACTGATTTACCTGGACGGAGGAAGCGGCGCCGAACATGCCGTTACAGCGGCGATGATTGCCGCTGTTAAAGCTCAAGTATCCGTTCCTCTGGTAGTCGGCGGTGGAATCAGCACCCCCGAGGAATTACTTGCACGTTATGAAGCCGGCGCAGACATGGCCGTGGTGGGTACCGCCGCCGAAAAAGACCCTTTTATTATCCGCGACATGGTGTGCGCGCTCAAAGCTGCTTTCTAG